AAAGTTACTGTGACTATAAAATCGCCTCTACCTTCAAGTGCAGTAAAGTACCAAACCTTTTCTACAAGTCTATTGCCCGGTATTGAGATATCCAGTGCTTCACTTGTAATTCTAGCAGTGTAATTCTTATTGGGACCAAGCGCTGCAGCAGGCTCAAATATTGCGATTTTGCTGTCTTCCCATTTCCAAGTGCCGTCTACGTTAGTATTAGTTTCGTTATCTATTAAATTAAAATTCTGTTCAACGCTAGTAATATTCATAGCTTCGCTAAATGCCAATAGGATCTTGCCAGTGGTTGCTGCAGTGCCTTCGCTACCAGTATATTCTAGAAGCTTAGGAGCTGTAGAATCGAGAACGAACTCGCGTTCGAGTAGTGCAGTTAAGCCTCGCGCATCAATTGCATTAAATTTGAGTTTTGCATTAGATATATCTAAAGCCGGAGCAGACCAACTATAACTATTGGCACCACTCTGGATGTTGGTTAGATTCGCAGCATAACTCCAAGCAGTGCCATTATAAAACAGAATTGTAATATTATAAGGTGCCAGACCGCCGCCAACACTGTACCTAAGTGTTTGAGTTACGTTACCAGTCAGTCTTGCAGCTGGATATGGGAAATGCAATGATAAACTTATCAATGGTGTTGTTTTGAAAGACCATGAGTAAGGCACCAAGCTATTGCCGGGCTTTGATAAATCTTTAGCTTCTGCAGTCAAACTGCAGCTATAAGTTTCATTTGCTTGGAAAGGGTCGTGCGAAATTATTGCTTTACTAATTTTACGATCATCTGTAACCCACTCTGTAACCCAACTCCAGGCAAGGTTGCTCACAGCTGGGGAAATTGAGAATGCGTTTTCTACACTCGTTTCGTTCATTTGCTCATCAAATTCTATCAAAATATCTCCGTAAATGCTCACATCGCTAGCCCCCGACTCTGGAGTTACGTTGCTAACCGTAGGCTTCTTTGAATCAATCCCAAAATATCCTACACTTGGCGTTATTAACCAATCAGTTCTGCCAGTGTCGTCAGTTAATGTTATATTCAGTTTGACATGTGTTGCGTTAACCGTTGGGATAACTAAATCGTAAGTATGCTCTCCATGCCTATAATTAGTTGTCTCATAGACAATATTTAGCTCTGTTAAATTGAATATTATTTTGAACGGTGCGGCTCCGCCCGTTATGTTATAAGCTAATTTTAGTACACTGCCCCCTGTAAAGCACGCAGTCTCTAACTCCTGTGCAATACTTATATCAAGTTCGTCAGTACTGAGTTTTAGCGATCTCGCAGATACTTCATAGTTAGCTCTTGCAATAGGAGAGACTGAGTAATAATAACTCCCGCCTAGCGAAATAGTAGTATCGTTAAAGAAATAATGAGTTTCGTTTGAGTAGTCAGCAATACCAGCACGCTTGTCCAAAAGATCATCTCTCCAGATAGCATATCCAATAGTATTGTTAGAGTTTGGTGTGCCACCACCCAGTGCTGAGATTTGCTGGTTTGTAAACTTGGGTATTGATATATTTATCCAAGTATCGCCTCTTTTATATATTCTCGGTGTAGGTATAAGTTCCCATTCTGTAGCGTCGCAGATGCCAACGTATTCTGTCTTATCAACTGGTGGCGGATAGTAGATTGTTTTTAAAGTGAAATTTGTTATGAATGCGTAATTCAGCTCGCTATGAAACTCTCCTACAGCTATACCCTCATCCCCCTCAGCCCAGTTAGGCTGACTTTCCGGTATAAAGGAGAAGGAGTCGCGATCAGTCTCGTTAGTGCCTTGATCTGTAGCACCGGTATCGATATTTATGTTAGTAACATTTTTCAATAAATACACCGTAATATTTTCACAAACCCAAACCTTTGTTTCGTTATAAATTCTTGCGTTACCATCTAGAGAATGCAAGACAATTCCAGTTATTTCATACTCTCGCTGACGTTGAGTTGTAGGCTCCTGCCCTATAGCTATAAGCACGCCACTCATTAGTAGTACTAACACCAAAGACCAAGCAGCTATTTTCCTCGACATCTTTCTATCGCACCTAAATGAAGAATATTTCTAGATATACTTATTTTTTGCTATTCAGCTATTAGCTTGCCTATCTCGCTAGGAAGCTTTGCAATTGTTACCCCTACGCCTTCAAAACTTTTAATTTTGCTCTCCGCGCTTCCTTTTCCCCTTGCAATTATAGCGCCTGCATGGCCCATCCTCTTGCCTTTAGGAGCTGTTATTCCTGCAATATATGCATATACAGGCTTCTTCATTTTAGCAATATATGAGCACGCCTCTTCCTCTGCACTACCGCCAATTTCACCTATT
This region of Candidatus Thermoplasmatota archaeon genomic DNA includes:
- a CDS encoding Ig-like domain-containing protein; the encoded protein is MSRKIAAWSLVLVLLMSGVLIAIGQEPTTQRQREYEITGIVLHSLDGNARIYNETKVWVCENITVYLLKNVTNINIDTGATDQGTNETDRDSFSFIPESQPNWAEGDEGIAVGEFHSELNYAFITNFTLKTIYYPPPVDKTEYVGICDATEWELIPTPRIYKRGDTWINISIPKFTNQQISALGGGTPNSNNTIGYAIWRDDLLDKRAGIADYSNETHYFFNDTTISLGGSYYYSVSPIARANYEVSARSLKLSTDELDISIAQELETACFTGGSVLKLAYNITGGAAPFKIIFNLTELNIVYETTNYRHGEHTYDLVIPTVNATHVKLNITLTDDTGRTDWLITPSVGYFGIDSKKPTVSNVTPESGASDVSIYGDILIEFDEQMNETSVENAFSISPAVSNLAWSWVTEWVTDDRKISKAIISHDPFQANETYSCSLTAEAKDLSKPGNSLVPYSWSFKTTPLISLSLHFPYPAARLTGNVTQTLRYSVGGGLAPYNITILFYNGTAWSYAANLTNIQSGANSYSWSAPALDISNAKLKFNAIDARGLTALLEREFVLDSTAPKLLEYTGSEGTAATTGKILLAFSEAMNITSVEQNFNLIDNETNTNVDGTWKWEDSKIAIFEPAAALGPNKNYTARITSEALDISIPGNRLVEKVWYFTALEGRGDFIVTVTFPTMPRKGDVGKITVSLFNTGIRGFNSSGTIIIKFYQSPDGVAWAPIDTKIIPGMWFGSSETRSIDVKFETAGDYYFRVEIDSTSASDIFNDRDSFVTIAFIRVEEPPLPIVPYALIALMVLIVIVIGFLIIASQKKVTKKKEELEEERSE